A stretch of DNA from Tautonia rosea:
CTCTGGGCGTAACGGGCATCGACCACATGCCCCGAGCAACCGAGCACATTGAGGGCATTCTCGGCATCACTCAGGGTCTCATCGACAAGGGCTTTGCCTATCCGTCCGGCGGCGACGTTTACTTCGACGTGAGCAAGGCCGCCGAGTACGGCAAGCTCAGCCACCGGAACCCCGAGGAACTCCAGGCCGGCGCCCGGATCGAACCGACCGAAAAGAAGAAGCACCCCGGCGACTTCGCTCTCTGGAAAGCCTCGAAGCCCGGCGAGCCCGCCTGGGAAAGCCCCTGGGGGCCCGGCCGGCCCGGTTGGCATATCGAATGCTCGGCCATGAGCATGAAATTACTCGGCGAACACTTCGATATCCACGGCGGAGGCCTCGACCTCGTCTTCCCCCACCACGAGAACGAGGTGGTACAGTCCGAGTGCTTCTCGGGCAAGACCTTCGCATCCTGCTGGATGCATCATGGGTTGCTCACCAATAAAGGTCGGAAGATCAGCAAGTCCGATCCTGATACCGTCGTGCTCATGGTCGATCTGCTCGACCAGTACGAGCCCGACACGATCCGAGCCTTGCTCCTCTCCAGCCACTACCGACGCCCGATCGACTTCAGCCCGGCCCGCTTGCAAGAAGTCGAGCGAGGCCTGCGCGCCTTCCGGTCCCTCTTCGATCGCGTCGATCGCCTGACCGGGCGATCGTTCTATGGCCTTGACGCTCCTGCCTCGCGAGAGGATGGCGACCGCCACGCGTCTGGCGACCTGCCGCCCGACGTCCGAGACCATCGCTCCCGATTCCTCGAAGCGATGGACGACGACTTCAATACCGGAGGCGCGGTCGGCGAGCTGTTCGAACTCGTCCGGGCACTCAACCGCTTTGCCGACACTGAACACCTCGACGAACGCAAGGGGGAACCCTCCCCTGCCCTCGACTCCTGGACCAATGGGGTGATCGTCCTCCGCGAACTGTCCCGATTGCTCGGCCTGTTCCTCCGCCCTCCGACCCACACCGAGGCCGATGCCGGCGGCCTGACCGGCCCCTTGATCGAGCTATTCATCGAACTCCGCGCTCAGTCCCGCAAGGACCGCAACTTTGCCCTCGCCGACCAGATCCGCGACCGCCTCGCCGATCTCGGCGTGATTCTGGAAGACCGTCGCGACGGCACCGGCTGGAAGATCGAGAACGATCGCTGATCGCGGCCACCCGTCTCTAGCGACTGGGACGCCTGCCCACGGCGGTGTAGGCACACTCTGCGCCGAATCCCTCCCCCTTCTTCAGAATCCCCGGTGCCGTTCGCCCCGGTTGGGGTGGACGGATGCATCCGCCTTGGCGATGATCAAGGTCCAGGGACGGAGGAGGGGTTTGATGGCATTGACAGTGGTGGAATCCGGCTCAGAGCAACCGTCGCGGCCGGTTCCCGGTCGGGTCGTCGGCATCGATCCCGGCCTGGGGGTCACGGGTTACGCCGTGATCGAACCGGCCCCTCGGCCGACATCCGGGCTGATCGGGCCGCCCCCTCTCGTGGTCGAGGCCGGGGTCATCCGCGCAAAGCGAGACGGAACGCTCGCGAGCCGGCTCGACACCATCTACCAGGGGATTCTCGAAGTTCTCGACGCCTTCCCCCCCGGTGCCCTGGCCCTGGAGCAGGTTCACAGCCGCCCGGCACATCCAAGGACCGCCATTCTTATGGCCCACGCCCGAGGGGTGATCATGCTCGCCGCTGCGCAACGCGGGGTGCCGGTGATCGGTTACGCCGCCTCCCGGATCAAGAAGACCCTCACCGGCCACGGCCGGGCGCCGAAGGAACAGATGCAGCACGCCATCCGGACCGAACTCGGCCTCGACCGCCTTCCCGAACCGCACGACGTCGCCGACGCCTGCGCCGTCGCGCTTTGCCATTTCCAGAACGAACGCAACCAAGGAGCCCTGCTCCGAGGCTCGAACGGGTAAGTTGCTCAAGGCGATCGAACGGGGATGAACCAGTCGAGTGGTTCCGGAGATCCGATGCCCTCATCCCATCTCCCCCGCCGCCGTTTGGCGCGTTAGGATAACGTCATCGTCGCTCCTTTGCATCGCCCGCATGATCGCCCCATCGTTCGAGTCGAGGTTCGTCCGTGCCCACGATTCCCGTTCCGTCGCGGGCCAGCACTTCCGGTGAGCCCCCCGTCCCCGCCGCCGATCCGGCTCGGCTTCGCCTGACGGATGGGGCCATCCTGCTTGCCTTCGCCGCCGTCACGTTCCTGCTCGGAGTCTTTCCGCTAAAGGACGTCGATTTCTGGTGGCACCTTCGAACCGGCGACCTGATTCGAGAAACAGGCGAGATCCCCCGCACCGACCTTTACACCTACACCGTGCCCGATCGTTCCTGGATCGACTTGCACTGGGGATTTCAGATCCTTCTGAGCTACGGTTTCGAGCGCGGCGGGGTTGTCTTCCTCAACCTGGCCAAGTGCGTCATCACGACCATCGCCGTCCTGCTCCTCGTGACTGCGAAGCGTCGGGAATGGCCGCTCTGGGTGATGGTCCTGACCTGGCTCCCGGCCCTGGTCCTGCTGGGAGGCCGGATGTACATTCGGCCGGAAACGCTCACGCTTCTGTATATTTCGATTTTTCTGGCGGTGCTCTTTCGCTGGGATCGGCAGCCTTGGCTCGGATTGGTGCTACCCTTGACTCAGGTCTGCTGGGTCAACACGCAAGGGTTGTTCGTCTTCGGGCCGATTCTGCTCACCTTTGCTCTTATCGACGCCGCCTTGCGTCCCAATGCGTTTGGTCCCGACCGCCGCCGGTGGTGGAAAATCGCTCTCGGGGTGTCGGTTCTGGTTGGTCTGGCCTGTTTGATGAACCCCTACGGTATTCGAGGGGCCTTGTTTCCCTTGACCGATCTGTTGTTCGGCACCCTGAATGATCCAATCTTCAAGCAAGAAATTGCTGAATTAAGTTCGATTCCCCGGCTGATCGCCGAGTCGGCGGGTTATCCGCATTTCATGCTGATCGTCCACCTGACGGTCGTCGCTCTCGGTGGCCTGAGCTTCGTCATTCCGCTACTCTGGCAAGGCACGGCCAGGCTCGGCGATCTTCGGCTCTCTCCCACCACTCCCGAGCCGGCCGAGCGCTCCAGAAAAACAAAGGGGAAAAAAACCAAAGCCTCGACGAGGCGTGAGACGAATCGCAAGCCGGCGGTCGAGCCCTCCTGGTCGCTTCGACCCTTCCGACTGCTGCTCTACCTCGCCTTCACAGCCCTGAGCTGGCAGGCGACCCGCAACAGCCACCAGTTCGCGGCGATTGTTGGGACCATCACTGCCTGGAACTTCGGAGAGTGGGCTGCCGCGGTGCTCCGCCGACGGGCCGAACAAGGAAAGACAGCGATTCCTCGCCTCTGGCCAAGGCTGGTGACGCTGTGTGTTACGGTCGGCCTCTTCGCCACCGTGGCCTCGGGCCAGCTCTATGCCCTGGCCGAAGAAGGCCGGACGATCGGACTCGGTGAGGAACCCGCCTGGTTCCCACACCGCGCTGTCGAGTTCGCCGGGAGCGAAGGGCTCCCCCCGCGCTTCCTCGGGTTTCATATCGGACATGATGCCTTGTTCATTTATCATCATGGTCCGGAGCGAAAGGTCTTTGTCGACCCAAGGCTCGAAGTCATGGGCTCCGACCAGTACCGCGCTTACTCGAAGCTGAGCCGGGCCATTGCCACCGACGACCCCCGAGCCCCCTGGCGGCCGGGACTCGAACAGGCAGGCAACCCGGTCTTGCTCGCCGATCACAGCCTGGCGACCGGGGTCGGCGTTTCGCTTCTGCTGGAACCCTCCTGGCGATGCATCTGGTTCGACGAGGTGGCCTCCGTCTTTGCCCACGAGCCCGACGCCCGAACAGCCGACCTGCCCGCGGTCGACTTCCTCGGCCGCCACTTCGGCACCCAGCTCGACCCGTCGCCACCGAGTCGTGATGTCGAGTGGCTCTCCGCCACCAAAGGCTTGAGCAAATTCGTCCTTGTTTTGCTTGAACAGCGCGGCCGGCCCGATCAGGCCTCCGTGTTGATTCCGCTCGGCCTCGACCTCGCTCGCGAAACGCGACGGCGCATGCCCGGTGCAGCCGAACCCTGGGCCTTTGCCGCTGCCCTGGAGCTGGGACGCGTCCCCGGGCTCGGCGTGGCGGGGGCCGATCGCCGCTACCTCCGCCCGTTCGACCCTGTCGCAGACCTGCACCGGGCGCGGGTGGCCGCCTTTGCCCGAGAGGCACTTCAACGTGATCCCGACGAGCAAATCGCGCTCTCGGCACTGCTTGGCCTTGCGCTTCAGGGCGGGATGACCGAGGTCGCCATTCCCCTGCTGGAGCGATCGGCCGCCCGCCCTCCTCGCTCTCCACAGCAGGCGATGTCGCGCGATGCGTCTCGGACCCAGCTTGATCGCCTGAAGACTCAGCTCGGCCGCGAGCCCCGGATCGACGTTTCCAATGGTGAACGCATTCGACGGAGTGTCGATGCCTTGCTCGCTTCTGGCCGCGTGGCCTCGGCGGTGGAATTGCTCGAAGAACAGTATCCCCTGGCCGAGCGCGATTGGCCGACCACCGACCGCATCGCAGCGTTGCAAATGCATCTTGGGTATCCGGATCGAGCACGACAGTCGTGGCAAGCCGTGGTCGATCCGCCGAACTTGGCGATCCGCCAGGCCCGCGTGGCCGCCACCTTTTACGCCGTGGACGACCTGGACACCGCGCGAGACGCTTACCGCCAGGCTCTCATCGAGGACCCTGAACTCTTTGATGCCCACTTCGGCCTGATGCTGGTCGAGTTCGACGCCGGTCGGGCCGATCTCGCCCTCGAAGCCGCCCGCAACGCCCTGGGCCGTGCCCCGGACGACGCAGCGAAGGCTGCCGTTGAGGCGATCATCCGGCGCGTCGAGCCGTACGCGGGCCGCTAACGATACAACGCCGAGATTGGCTTGCCGGTGGTTACGGAAAACGGGCGGTTGAGCGGGTCACGATACTCGGCCGACGGATTCACACCAAGACTTGCGAACATGGTTGCCGCCACGTCCCAGGGTCCGACCCGATCCGAGGTCGGATAGGCCCCCATCCGGTCGGTTCCTCCCACCACGTTTCCCGGAGTGGTTCCCCCACCCGCGACCAGAATCGAATAGGCATTTGCCCAGTGCTTCCGCCCCGGCGATGCCCCCGAGAACCTTGGCTCGAGCGCCACCCGAGGGGCACGGCCGAACTCTCCCATGCAAACAACCAGCGTTTCGTCAAGCAACCCGCGATCGTCAAGGTCTTCCAGCAAGGCAGAGAGGCTCTGATCGAATCGCGGGAGTAATTGCTTCATGACAGCAAAGATGTCATTATGAGTGTCCCATCCTAGCCAGTCGAACTCATCAGGCCGCCGATCCTGCCCTCGGGCTGAGTGGTTCCAGGAGACGGTGATCCACGGCACCCCCCCTTCCACCAGCCGCCTTGCCAACAAACAAGCCTGACCCGAGCGGAACTGCCCGTAGCGTTCGCGAACCCGATCCGATTCGGCCGCCAGATCGAAGGCGTGGCGGACGCTTGGGTCCGACAGCAACTCATAGGCATTCTGATACATGGCCTGATGTTCGTCGGTCCCTTGGAGCCCAAACGCCTCGCGACGGGCTTGCTCGATCGCCTCCAGCAACGAACGGCGGGCCTCCATCCTTACCGTCGGCACGGCGTCGGGCAGTTCCAGGTCGGGCAACGACCCTTCGGGGTCGGTCGGATCGCCCACCACCAGCGGGGCATCAGCCCGGCCGAGAAACCCGCCGTCCTGCCCCGGAGCGGGAAGTTCAGGAACCACGACCGGCATGTTGATGTGCGCCGCCGTATAGGGAGTAACCTGCGACGGCCGAGCCCTCTTCAAGACCGCGCCGAGCGTCGGAAAGTCGTTTGGCGACGGCAAGGGGTTGGACGACTTCCTCGGATGATACCGCCCCGTCAGCGTCAGATAGGCGGCCGATCCGTGGTCGAGATCATCGTGTGAGACACTTCGCAAAATCGAGTAGCGATGGGCCAGGCTCGCAAGCTTCGGCAAGTGCTCGCAGACGATCGTACCGGGCACGCTCGACGCGATCGGATCAAACGCCCCCCGAATTTCGCGAGGGGCCTCGGGCTTGGGATCCCAGGTTTCGAACTGGCTTTGCCCGCCATTTGCATAGACGAGGATCACCGATCGAGCCTTACCGAATCCCGGTCCCAACGGACTATCACTGCTTGATGCACCACGGTTCAGGGCGAGGGTTCCGAGCCCCGCAAGACCACCGATCCTGAGAAATTCCCGGCGCGTCGCGGGCTCTCGATGGGTTCGAGCTGGGGCGAGGAATCGGATCACGGCATGCTCCGTCGGATCAACCTCGGAAACAACGATCGGGAATGCCCTTGATTCAGTGTACCCGAATTGCCGACCGAGTGTACAACCGTTAGACCGATTACTGCCCCTCCCCGGTCGCTGCACCGACGGGTTCCGAAATCTCAGTCGAGCGATCCTTCGGGCCACCGCCCAGGGTCCGGCGGATGAATTCAAGGCGAAGATTTGCGTAGTGCTCGCCGTAGATTCCGTGCCTTGCCTCCGGATAGATCATCAGCTCGAACGGCTGGCTCGCCTGTTGAAGGTTGTGGATGAGCTGATATGCATTCCGCAACGACACATTGTCATCTTTTGCGCCGTGGGCAATGAGCAGCCGGCCTTTCAGATTCTTCGCCGCCTCGACGACCGAGGTCTCAGCATAGCCTACAGGGTTCTCCTGAGGCGTGAGCATGTATCGCTCGGTATAGATCGTGTCGTAATTGCGCCAGTCGGTGACGGGAGCACCGGCGATCCCCGAGGCGAAGCGGTCACTATGGGTCAGCGCAAACGCGGTCATGAATCCGCCGTAGCTGTGGCCGGTCATGCCGATGCGTTCGGGATCGACATAAGGACGTTCCTTGATCCAGTCGACCGCCGTTTCGATGTCCTTCAGCTCTGGAATACCAAGTCTCTTGTACGCCGTCCAGGCCGAGACGGCTCCCTTCCCACTGGCACTCCTCGGGTCGGCACGGAAGATGATGAACCCTTCCGAGGCGAGCGCCTGATCCTGCACCCGGCCTCCCGCCCAGGAATTCTGAATCGTTGGGGAGTGCGGGCCTGCGTAGGTCTGGAACCAGACGGGGTACATTTTCGATTCATCCAGGTCTGGAGGCAGAATCACCTCCCCTTCGAGCAGAAAACCGTCAGGCGTCTCGATCTGCACCAGTTCTCTCGGAGCGAAGCGATAGCGTTCCAGGTCGGGGACCGGGTTGTCATCGATCATCCGCACGAGCGAGCCATCCGTCGTCGATCGGAGCGCCACCTTGGTTGGTGTCGTTACGCTCGACCACGTATCCACGAAGTGTTTCCCATCGGGGGCGACCCGCACCGTATGATGGCCCGGTTCGTTCGTGAGACGATCGACACAGAGGTCATCGATCGACACCCGGTAGAAATTCTCCGCAATGTGACTGTCCATCGTTCCGGTCACGAAGACCACGCGGGCTTCCGGGTCAACATGCTCGACCTTGCGCACTTCCCACTCGCCCATCGTTACCTGCTTGATCAAGGTGCCGTCGCCTTCGTAGTGATACAGATGCTGCCAGCCGTCGCGTTCACTGAGCCAGAGAAAGGTCTCATCGGGCAGGACAATGGGATCGCCAGGGCTGGTGATCCAGGCTTCGGTCTGGTCCCGGAAGAGTTTCGACGGCGCTTCACCCGAGATCGGGACGCGAAGGACATCCAGCCACGTTTGTGTCCGATTCTGAACATACGCCAGAGCCGACTTGCCGTCCGGGAACCAGCCGACGTGGCTGACGAGAAACGAATCGTCAAGATAGCGCGAAAGATCGGTATATTTTGGCTCTCCTCCGCGAGCCGCGACGATTCCGAGTGCGACCCTCGGATTCGGGTCCCCTGCGAAGGGATAGGGCGTGTCTTCCACCACACGTCTCGGCCGGGTGTCATCGAGAACAGAGTGCATTTGAAGTGGTCGATCGTCGAGCCGGAGAAAGGCAATGTGCTCCCCGTCGGGGCTCCACCAGAACGCCTTCCAGCTCCGGTTGAACAGCTCCTCAAAGTAGACCCAGACCGCTTTCCCGTGGCGGACCCGATCGGTGCCGCCGGTCGTCAGGGCTCGCTCGGTGGCCGTTTCCAGATCAACGACGTGAAGATCGTTATTACGAACAAAGGCGACAAATCGCCCGTCGGGACTGAACTCGGCCAGCTCTTCTTCCCCCGGAGAACTGGTCAACCGTTTCGCCTTCGATCCATCAATCGTGGCGAAGTACAGGTCGTCGCCGTACGAGATCAAGACCCCCGGGTCCTTCGCGGAATAACCCGAAATCGCTCGACGGGCCAGTTCTTGAGAATTCTCCTCGCGGATCGTCGGCAGGGTGGCCAGGGCTTTGGCGATCGGTTCGGCGTCGAGATAGGGTTCGGCCTCGCCGGTGGCCGCCTTGATTTTCATCAGACGTCCGTTGCGCGATTGGAGATAATGTTCGCCGTCGAGCCAGCGCACCGAGGCAGGAGATCCGTTGAAATTTGGCCGGTTACTTCCGCTCAGTACGTCGAAGGTGATCGGTTTACGTTCGTCGACTTCCTCGTCATCCTGCCCAACAGGGGTCGTCAGCAGACCGACCTCGTTGACCAGGCGGAGCACCGGGAATTCGTCTCCCGCCGCGAGCGAATCACCAAAGAAGCCCCAGGTCAGCAAATTGTCATCCGACTCCGGCTCCAGCAGATAGGTTGCCAGCGTGCCGATCGGTTGCGAAGTCCGCACCAGAACCGAACCAGCCGGGATGCGTCGCCTCGCGGTTTGAACCGTGACCTCGGCATCGATCGACGCAGGACCATAGTAGCTCCCCCCATTGCGATGAACCTCGTCGA
This window harbors:
- the ruvC gene encoding crossover junction endodeoxyribonuclease RuvC, which gives rise to MALTVVESGSEQPSRPVPGRVVGIDPGLGVTGYAVIEPAPRPTSGLIGPPPLVVEAGVIRAKRDGTLASRLDTIYQGILEVLDAFPPGALALEQVHSRPAHPRTAILMAHARGVIMLAAAQRGVPVIGYAASRIKKTLTGHGRAPKEQMQHAIRTELGLDRLPEPHDVADACAVALCHFQNERNQGALLRGSNG
- a CDS encoding DPP IV N-terminal domain-containing protein; the encoded protein is MRMIIRSLAVTFMLVMPTLAADPLRTVAERSGYQATARYDEVVDLCRNLDERSDTVRLDTLGTTVEGRSIPLLIVADPPVASAEDARRSGKLVVLAIGAIHGGEVCGKEALLMLVRELTEEPGHPLLKDLILCVAPVFNADGAEQFSTENRRGQNGPAQGTGARGNANRLDLNRDFIALNAPETQGLVRFLDQWNPHLFIDTHTTNGSAHRYLITYDGPKNPATHPDILAFSRNTFLPAIAESFHQATGEHAFDYGNFETDHSEWTTYPANPRFGTTYAGLRNRLSLLSEAYAYASFKDRVTGTLAFVRSALEQTVEHRDTIESLLDRARSETIQATHVNVPIRSEAQPFEDPVTILGFEESAGAKPIESYTSGLPKDYTVTFVARFEPSKTVRRPFAYVIPAGHNAAIETLERHGIARELLREDIEVEAEVATLDEVHRNGGSYYGPASIDAEVTVQTARRRIPAGSVLVRTSQPIGTLATYLLEPESDDNLLTWGFFGDSLAAGDEFPVLRLVNEVGLLTTPVGQDDEEVDERKPITFDVLSGSNRPNFNGSPASVRWLDGEHYLQSRNGRLMKIKAATGEAEPYLDAEPIAKALATLPTIREENSQELARRAISGYSAKDPGVLISYGDDLYFATIDGSKAKRLTSSPGEEELAEFSPDGRFVAFVRNNDLHVVDLETATERALTTGGTDRVRHGKAVWVYFEELFNRSWKAFWWSPDGEHIAFLRLDDRPLQMHSVLDDTRPRRVVEDTPYPFAGDPNPRVALGIVAARGGEPKYTDLSRYLDDSFLVSHVGWFPDGKSALAYVQNRTQTWLDVLRVPISGEAPSKLFRDQTEAWITSPGDPIVLPDETFLWLSERDGWQHLYHYEGDGTLIKQVTMGEWEVRKVEHVDPEARVVFVTGTMDSHIAENFYRVSIDDLCVDRLTNEPGHHTVRVAPDGKHFVDTWSSVTTPTKVALRSTTDGSLVRMIDDNPVPDLERYRFAPRELVQIETPDGFLLEGEVILPPDLDESKMYPVWFQTYAGPHSPTIQNSWAGGRVQDQALASEGFIIFRADPRSASGKGAVSAWTAYKRLGIPELKDIETAVDWIKERPYVDPERIGMTGHSYGGFMTAFALTHSDRFASGIAGAPVTDWRNYDTIYTERYMLTPQENPVGYAETSVVEAAKNLKGRLLIAHGAKDDNVSLRNAYQLIHNLQQASQPFELMIYPEARHGIYGEHYANLRLEFIRRTLGGGPKDRSTEISEPVGAATGEGQ
- a CDS encoding tetratricopeptide repeat protein, which codes for MPTIPVPSRASTSGEPPVPAADPARLRLTDGAILLAFAAVTFLLGVFPLKDVDFWWHLRTGDLIRETGEIPRTDLYTYTVPDRSWIDLHWGFQILLSYGFERGGVVFLNLAKCVITTIAVLLLVTAKRREWPLWVMVLTWLPALVLLGGRMYIRPETLTLLYISIFLAVLFRWDRQPWLGLVLPLTQVCWVNTQGLFVFGPILLTFALIDAALRPNAFGPDRRRWWKIALGVSVLVGLACLMNPYGIRGALFPLTDLLFGTLNDPIFKQEIAELSSIPRLIAESAGYPHFMLIVHLTVVALGGLSFVIPLLWQGTARLGDLRLSPTTPEPAERSRKTKGKKTKASTRRETNRKPAVEPSWSLRPFRLLLYLAFTALSWQATRNSHQFAAIVGTITAWNFGEWAAAVLRRRAEQGKTAIPRLWPRLVTLCVTVGLFATVASGQLYALAEEGRTIGLGEEPAWFPHRAVEFAGSEGLPPRFLGFHIGHDALFIYHHGPERKVFVDPRLEVMGSDQYRAYSKLSRAIATDDPRAPWRPGLEQAGNPVLLADHSLATGVGVSLLLEPSWRCIWFDEVASVFAHEPDARTADLPAVDFLGRHFGTQLDPSPPSRDVEWLSATKGLSKFVLVLLEQRGRPDQASVLIPLGLDLARETRRRMPGAAEPWAFAAALELGRVPGLGVAGADRRYLRPFDPVADLHRARVAAFAREALQRDPDEQIALSALLGLALQGGMTEVAIPLLERSAARPPRSPQQAMSRDASRTQLDRLKTQLGREPRIDVSNGERIRRSVDALLASGRVASAVELLEEQYPLAERDWPTTDRIAALQMHLGYPDRARQSWQAVVDPPNLAIRQARVAATFYAVDDLDTARDAYRQALIEDPELFDAHFGLMLVEFDAGRADLALEAARNALGRAPDDAAKAAVEAIIRRVEPYAGR
- the cysS gene encoding cysteine--tRNA ligase, which encodes MPIRVYNTLTQTKEPLQTVVPGKVGMYVCGPTVYSNSHIGHMVGPVIFDTIKRFLVHSGYGVTWVVNITDVDDKLIVQANAEGTTVKNLAERVTADYLACLDALGVTGIDHMPRATEHIEGILGITQGLIDKGFAYPSGGDVYFDVSKAAEYGKLSHRNPEELQAGARIEPTEKKKHPGDFALWKASKPGEPAWESPWGPGRPGWHIECSAMSMKLLGEHFDIHGGGLDLVFPHHENEVVQSECFSGKTFASCWMHHGLLTNKGRKISKSDPDTVVLMVDLLDQYEPDTIRALLLSSHYRRPIDFSPARLQEVERGLRAFRSLFDRVDRLTGRSFYGLDAPASREDGDRHASGDLPPDVRDHRSRFLEAMDDDFNTGGAVGELFELVRALNRFADTEHLDERKGEPSPALDSWTNGVIVLRELSRLLGLFLRPPTHTEADAGGLTGPLIELFIELRAQSRKDRNFALADQIRDRLADLGVILEDRRDGTGWKIENDR
- a CDS encoding DUF1501 domain-containing protein, with translation MIRFLAPARTHREPATRREFLRIGGLAGLGTLALNRGASSSDSPLGPGFGKARSVILVYANGGQSQFETWDPKPEAPREIRGAFDPIASSVPGTIVCEHLPKLASLAHRYSILRSVSHDDLDHGSAAYLTLTGRYHPRKSSNPLPSPNDFPTLGAVLKRARPSQVTPYTAAHINMPVVVPELPAPGQDGGFLGRADAPLVVGDPTDPEGSLPDLELPDAVPTVRMEARRSLLEAIEQARREAFGLQGTDEHQAMYQNAYELLSDPSVRHAFDLAAESDRVRERYGQFRSGQACLLARRLVEGGVPWITVSWNHSARGQDRRPDEFDWLGWDTHNDIFAVMKQLLPRFDQSLSALLEDLDDRGLLDETLVVCMGEFGRAPRVALEPRFSGASPGRKHWANAYSILVAGGGTTPGNVVGGTDRMGAYPTSDRVGPWDVAATMFASLGVNPSAEYRDPLNRPFSVTTGKPISALYR